One region of Bacillus pumilus genomic DNA includes:
- a CDS encoding alpha/beta hydrolase, with protein sequence MNLQEQIKIAESLRQPAEGSLPSQSELKPVHPPEVNKMEYDIPTSAGETKVWVFKPVNTSKQPLPVFVNLHGGGFILGSAEMDNHWCPVIADRAQCIVVNVEYQLAPEHPFPAALHECYDVLKWLYEHPDELQIDPNRVAIGGHSAGGNLATAACLLNIQKGNPLPIVYQVLDYPPLDLATDPAQKPAFEEAIPVEMARLFNSFYLQGQDPHNPLVSPIFADRSSLAQLPPALVITAERDSLAQEAEQYAEKLKEAGIDVTYRQFKGVPHAFTHAGDLEIAEEAWHLMSDQLKKAFE encoded by the coding sequence ATGAACTTACAAGAACAAATCAAAATCGCTGAGTCATTACGTCAACCGGCTGAAGGTTCATTACCGAGTCAATCGGAACTAAAACCAGTCCATCCTCCCGAAGTGAACAAAATGGAATATGACATTCCAACAAGTGCTGGCGAAACAAAGGTATGGGTATTTAAGCCGGTCAACACATCAAAGCAGCCGCTTCCCGTTTTTGTGAATTTACATGGCGGAGGATTTATCCTAGGCAGTGCTGAAATGGATAACCACTGGTGTCCGGTCATTGCAGACCGAGCGCAATGTATCGTCGTCAATGTCGAGTATCAGCTTGCCCCAGAGCACCCTTTTCCAGCTGCTCTTCATGAATGCTACGATGTCCTGAAGTGGCTGTATGAGCACCCTGATGAGCTTCAAATCGATCCTAATAGAGTAGCCATTGGCGGACATAGTGCAGGAGGAAACCTGGCAACGGCTGCTTGTCTCTTAAATATTCAAAAAGGGAACCCGCTCCCGATTGTCTATCAAGTGCTTGATTATCCGCCACTTGATTTAGCCACTGATCCAGCGCAAAAGCCAGCATTTGAAGAAGCGATCCCAGTTGAAATGGCGAGACTCTTTAATTCCTTCTATCTGCAAGGCCAAGATCCGCACAATCCGCTCGTTTCTCCAATCTTTGCCGATCGTTCATCCTTGGCACAATTGCCACCAGCTCTCGTTATCACAGCTGAAAGAGATTCGCTAGCTCAAGAAGCCGAACAATATGCGGAGAAGTTAAAAGAAGCAGGGATAGACGTCACGTACAGACAGTTTAAAGGAGTCCCTCACGCCTTCACGCATGCCGGAGATTTAGAAATAGCTGAAGAAGCTTGGCATCTCATGAGTGATCAATTGAAGAAGGCGTTTGAATAA
- a CDS encoding MmcQ/YjbR family DNA-binding protein, with the protein MEKENLQAFCLSLKGVTHDYQPEWQADRYHIGGKMFAMMGGDANRKPVITLKCDPQRAEELREMHEGIIPGYYMNKTHWNSIYLDADIPASFVEELIEHSYQLVFHKLTKKSQHDILQHDE; encoded by the coding sequence ATGGAAAAAGAGAATCTACAGGCATTTTGTCTTTCTTTAAAAGGAGTCACCCATGATTATCAGCCAGAATGGCAGGCAGATCGATATCATATTGGTGGAAAGATGTTTGCTATGATGGGCGGAGATGCGAATCGAAAGCCTGTTATCACTTTAAAATGTGACCCTCAACGTGCTGAAGAACTAAGAGAGATGCATGAGGGGATTATTCCGGGCTATTATATGAATAAGACTCATTGGAATTCCATTTACCTTGATGCAGACATTCCAGCTTCATTTGTAGAGGAGTTAATCGAACATTCCTACCAATTGGTTTTTCACAAATTAACAAAAAAATCTCAACATGACATCCTCCAACATGATGAATGA
- a CDS encoding LysR family transcriptional regulator has protein sequence MELRNLKTFQVVANELNMTKAAKILKYTQPTITLQIQVLEREINHSLFTRIGKKTFLTPAGKKLKQHTDRLFELMEYMERDMEELNGPSGSLTVTASEYYCTNHLSLLLSSYTKLHKKVKLRLMPANSLIAVDKILNNEADIGIVAGEVDSSELEKFVLEREKAVLVVSADLAKNRSKEEVIESFPFLAYHEHCGFSSITEQCFSEINTRPSSIIECGGSDETIRRAVLNKTGIALLGENMIKEELAEGILLPLHYCEKPIETSVVFLKSRSEGPTVQSFSELLKDTWFAVTD, from the coding sequence ATGGAACTCAGAAATCTAAAAACTTTTCAAGTAGTAGCCAATGAATTGAATATGACCAAAGCTGCAAAGATCTTAAAATATACTCAACCCACTATTACTTTACAAATTCAAGTATTAGAAAGGGAAATAAATCATTCTCTATTCACCCGTATTGGGAAAAAAACGTTTTTGACACCTGCTGGAAAAAAATTAAAGCAACATACAGATAGATTATTTGAATTAATGGAATATATGGAAAGAGACATGGAAGAGTTAAATGGTCCTTCCGGAAGTCTAACTGTTACAGCTTCAGAATATTATTGTACGAATCACCTATCCTTACTACTTAGTTCTTATACAAAATTGCATAAAAAAGTGAAGCTACGCCTTATGCCAGCGAACAGCCTTATAGCTGTCGATAAAATTTTAAATAATGAAGCAGATATTGGGATTGTTGCAGGGGAAGTTGATTCCTCAGAATTAGAAAAGTTTGTTTTAGAAAGGGAAAAGGCGGTGTTGGTTGTCTCCGCCGACCTTGCCAAAAACCGTTCTAAAGAAGAGGTTATAGAATCCTTTCCGTTTCTCGCATATCATGAACATTGCGGTTTTAGCTCAATTACAGAGCAGTGTTTTTCTGAAATTAACACCCGTCCATCTTCTATCATTGAATGCGGGGGAAGCGATGAAACGATTAGACGGGCAGTTTTAAATAAAACCGGAATCGCCTTGCTTGGAGAAAATATGATTAAAGAAGAATTAGCAGAGGGTATTCTTCTCCCTTTGCATTACTGTGAAAAACCAATTGAAACATCTGTAGTATTTTTAAAAAGTCGTTCAGAAGGACCAACCGTTCAATCTTTCTCTGAATTGCTCAAAGACACTTGGTTTGCAGTTACAGATTGA